The Candidatus Abawacabacteria bacterium genome includes a region encoding these proteins:
- a CDS encoding UDP-N-acetylglucosamine 1-carboxyvinyltransferase, whose amino-acid sequence MSTTLIAKEQGKIGNFIRELRELRGLTQEDFAELIGTSQSAVARMEKGEQNFTTEILTRVSKALNHKIVSLAEGSIDFEIEGGRKLSGEITTNASKNGAMGLLCASLLNKGTTTLHNIPRIEEVNRMLEVLTSIGVQIKWTAKNTLEITPPAKLALDKINTNAAIKTRSVIMLMGPLIHLFNKFSLPHASGCKLGKRTVSAHLFGLEEMGVKIKVTRDSYDVSINKLRGTTLVMYEAGDTAAENLIIAAAKIPGKTVIKFAPANYMVQETCRFLQTLGVKVEGVGTSTVTIEGIKEIDQDVEYWNSEDPIEAMMFLSAAITTGSHLMIKRCPIDFLELELYKLKKMGLKFKRSKEYFSQNGFTKLVDLEVLPSTLQAAEEKIHAQPYPGINQDNLPFFVPIAAQAKGTTLIHDWTFENRAIYFMELAKLGAQMILADPHRVFIEGPTPFKPTQLVCPPALRPAMIILIAMLAAPGKSILRNVYSINRGYEEIAERLNKLGAKIRVIREM is encoded by the coding sequence ATGTCGACTACTTTAATCGCAAAAGAACAGGGCAAGATTGGCAATTTCATTCGTGAATTACGAGAGCTCAGAGGTCTCACCCAGGAGGATTTTGCTGAACTCATTGGCACGAGTCAAAGTGCAGTAGCTAGGATGGAAAAAGGCGAGCAAAATTTCACTACGGAGATACTCACTAGAGTAAGTAAAGCTCTTAATCATAAAATTGTTAGCCTAGCAGAAGGATCAATAGATTTTGAAATCGAGGGGGGCAGAAAGCTTTCCGGGGAAATCACCACCAATGCATCCAAAAATGGCGCTATGGGATTATTGTGTGCTTCTTTGCTCAATAAAGGCACCACCACACTACACAACATCCCTCGCATTGAAGAAGTAAATCGCATGTTGGAAGTGCTCACTAGTATTGGTGTGCAAATAAAATGGACAGCGAAAAATACTTTGGAAATAACGCCACCAGCTAAGTTAGCTTTGGACAAAATCAATACTAATGCAGCTATCAAAACTCGTTCAGTGATTATGCTAATGGGACCGTTAATCCACCTATTTAATAAATTTTCTCTCCCCCATGCATCGGGCTGCAAACTAGGCAAAAGAACTGTAAGCGCGCATTTATTTGGCTTGGAAGAAATGGGCGTTAAAATTAAAGTTACCCGTGATAGTTATGATGTTTCAATCAATAAGCTTCGTGGTACCACGTTAGTAATGTACGAGGCTGGAGATACGGCAGCAGAGAATTTAATTATTGCAGCCGCTAAGATTCCAGGCAAAACAGTAATCAAATTTGCCCCCGCCAATTATATGGTGCAAGAAACTTGCCGCTTTCTCCAAACATTAGGAGTCAAAGTAGAAGGGGTAGGTACTAGTACGGTAACTATCGAAGGCATAAAAGAAATCGATCAAGATGTAGAGTATTGGAATAGTGAGGACCCAATTGAAGCGATGATGTTCCTCAGTGCCGCCATCACCACGGGCTCCCATCTGATGATCAAGCGCTGTCCAATTGATTTCTTAGAACTAGAATTATACAAACTAAAAAAAATGGGCCTAAAGTTTAAGCGTTCCAAAGAATACTTTTCTCAAAACGGCTTTACCAAATTAGTTGATCTAGAAGTATTACCATCTACATTACAAGCCGCAGAAGAAAAAATTCATGCCCAGCCTTATCCTGGTATCAATCAAGACAATCTCCCCTTCTTCGTACCCATAGCAGCACAGGCTAAAGGAACAACACTGATCCATGATTGGACTTTCGAAAATCGCGCTATTTATTTTATGGAACTGGCAAAGCTAGGAGCGCAAATGATTCTTGCCGATCCTCATCGGGTATTCATTGAAGGTCCCACCCCTTTTAAGCCCACTCAATTAGTATGCCCTCCAGCCTTGCGTCCAGCCATGATTATTCTTATCGCTATGTTGGCCGCTCCAGGAAAGTCAATTTTGCGTAATGTATACTCTATCAACCGAGGCTATGAAGAAATCGCAGAAAGATTAAACAAGCTTGGCGCTAAAATTCGTGTTATAAGAGAAATGTAA
- a CDS encoding DUF2892 domain-containing protein, with amino-acid sequence MLSCNIGPQNRLMRGMTGIVVNFLVVLFSAAIPLWLFWLGIVVSYAILFQGVVGWCYVHALLGTKNLK; translated from the coding sequence ATGCTCTCATGCAACATTGGTCCTCAAAATCGTTTAATGCGTGGAATGACGGGTATTGTAGTTAACTTTTTGGTGGTTCTATTTTCTGCAGCAATTCCTTTATGGTTGTTTTGGTTGGGCATCGTAGTTAGCTATGCCATTCTATTCCAGGGAGTGGTGGGGTGGTGTTATGTGCATGCATTACTGGGAACGAAGAACCTGAAATAG
- a CDS encoding site-2 protease family protein has protein sequence MFDIPTLIAAIIAFLVAITIHECAHAIVANWLGDPTAKFEGRISLNPLRHLDPMGTILLFLVRFGWGKPVPVNPQNLRSPLRDQALISLAGPVSNLLLAMLLVMLIKYGLVPTGGILSTIFFFTISLNIALMVFNLLPIPPLDGSKVLFLFLGQKYAYISDWLEDNGPLVLFGLIIVSNFFGLPILQTFITRAVDFVLAALYL, from the coding sequence ATGTTTGACATCCCAACCCTCATTGCTGCCATCATTGCTTTCCTTGTCGCCATTACTATCCATGAATGTGCTCATGCTATAGTAGCCAATTGGCTTGGAGATCCAACAGCTAAATTTGAAGGGCGAATCAGTCTCAATCCTTTGCGACACTTGGATCCTATGGGTACTATTTTGCTTTTTTTAGTACGATTTGGCTGGGGAAAACCGGTACCCGTAAATCCACAGAATTTACGTTCGCCCTTACGCGATCAGGCATTGATCTCTCTCGCTGGTCCGGTAAGTAATTTATTGCTTGCTATGCTTTTGGTAATGCTCATTAAATATGGCCTTGTTCCCACTGGTGGCATTTTAAGTACTATTTTCTTTTTCACTATTTCACTCAATATTGCTTTGATGGTATTTAACCTTCTACCCATTCCCCCACTTGATGGCTCAAAAGTTTTATTTCTTTTTTTAGGTCAAAAATATGCTTATATTTCTGACTGGCTAGAGGACAATGGACCATTAGTACTTTTTGGCTTAATCATTGTAAGCAATTTCTTTGGTTTGCCAATTTTGCAAACATTCATTACTAGAGCTGTAGATTTTGTTCTGGCTGCTTTGTATTTATAA
- a CDS encoding ATP-binding protein, with amino-acid sequence MVHDIGYVLTSDFIEGICVRVTNPQAMSSLRIGQLIVIESSTNEWFYAQINNLHTAWFHDLQDQPILHTIPKRADLMQLFIENTISVRAVKAYNGGELLAVRSIPLPGLKVRFATEEDIALIYGPRDGDHIYLGEPLEMNVPVVINAQQFIERSNGIFGKSGTGKSFLARIVLAQLIHGQKVANLIFDMHNEYGWESRSEQGSGKVKGLRQLFPGQVLIFTLDPEASKARGVKPDHVLNIAPEMITVDDIALLSEELDLSQPMLDGIAMVQKKVGDGWMKRLTDIDPVRVKDDSEFFGVGEGTLLALHRKLHRITALPFLRESSENHLQTLALALQSGKTVILEFGHQNSVVTYMLVANILTRLIYQRYVHATEQFMQSQQASDKVIPLMIVIEEAHKFLQGRVARSTTFGTIAREMRKYSVTLLIIDQRPSSIDREILSQIGTRIVAMLNDPDDIEAVFTGVSDKQSLKYWLSTLDSKKQVLLLGHALPIPTQVRVCEYDEEFYKTLQSNTDKAVEELFG; translated from the coding sequence ATGGTCCATGACATTGGCTATGTGCTGACGAGTGACTTTATAGAGGGCATTTGTGTGCGGGTAACAAATCCGCAAGCAATGTCCTCTTTGCGTATCGGTCAATTAATTGTCATAGAATCTTCAACCAATGAATGGTTTTATGCTCAGATTAATAATCTTCATACCGCTTGGTTTCACGATCTGCAAGATCAACCTATATTACATACCATTCCCAAAAGAGCCGACCTAATGCAGCTCTTTATTGAAAATACTATTTCAGTGAGAGCGGTGAAAGCCTATAACGGTGGGGAATTGCTGGCGGTGAGATCAATCCCTTTACCTGGTCTTAAGGTGCGTTTTGCTACAGAAGAAGATATTGCTCTGATATATGGTCCTCGTGATGGAGATCATATTTACCTCGGTGAACCTTTAGAAATGAATGTGCCAGTAGTAATTAATGCTCAACAGTTTATCGAGAGAAGTAATGGCATATTTGGCAAATCTGGTACGGGTAAGTCATTTTTAGCTAGAATTGTGTTAGCTCAATTGATTCATGGCCAGAAAGTAGCAAATCTTATTTTTGATATGCACAATGAATATGGTTGGGAGAGTCGCAGTGAGCAAGGTTCAGGTAAAGTGAAGGGATTACGTCAATTATTTCCTGGCCAAGTGCTTATTTTTACTTTGGACCCGGAAGCATCAAAAGCTAGAGGCGTAAAGCCCGATCATGTACTGAATATTGCTCCGGAAATGATCACCGTAGATGATATTGCATTACTAAGTGAGGAATTGGATCTTTCCCAACCGATGTTGGATGGTATTGCGATGGTACAAAAAAAAGTGGGGGATGGTTGGATGAAGCGTCTCACTGATATCGATCCTGTACGAGTGAAAGATGATAGCGAATTTTTTGGTGTCGGCGAGGGCACCCTATTAGCTTTGCATCGAAAGTTGCATCGAATTACTGCTTTACCATTTTTGCGCGAAAGTAGTGAAAACCATTTACAAACGTTAGCTTTAGCACTGCAAAGTGGTAAAACCGTTATCCTTGAGTTCGGTCATCAAAATAGTGTAGTGACATATATGTTAGTAGCAAATATTCTTACTCGTTTGATTTATCAGCGCTATGTTCATGCTACTGAGCAATTTATGCAAAGTCAGCAGGCGAGTGACAAGGTAATTCCCTTGATGATTGTCATCGAAGAAGCGCATAAATTTTTGCAGGGCCGAGTAGCGCGAAGTACTACCTTTGGTACCATCGCTCGCGAAATGCGTAAATATTCAGTGACATTATTAATTATTGATCAACGACCATCTTCCATTGACCGAGAGATTTTGTCTCAAATAGGTACACGTATTGTTGCTATGCTCAATGATCCAGACGATATCGAAGCAGTATTCACTGGAGTTTCTGATAAACAATCATTGAAGTATTGGTTATCTACTTTGGATAGTAAAAAACAAGTGCTCTTGCTAGGTCATGCTTTACCTATTCCTACTCAAGTGCGGGTGTGTGAATATGATGAAGAATTCTATAAAACTCTTCAATCAAATACTGATAAAGCAGTGGAGGAATTATTTGGTTAA
- the rpmB gene encoding 50S ribosomal protein L28, whose product MARRCDLTGKRPSAGNNRPFSLKATKRRFLPNLQKRRVQIGPGQFITLKVSTRALRTLSKNLVK is encoded by the coding sequence ATGGCTCGTCGTTGTGATTTAACTGGCAAAAGACCAAGTGCAGGCAACAATCGTCCTTTTTCATTAAAGGCGACAAAGCGACGTTTTCTGCCTAATCTGCAAAAGCGTCGTGTGCAAATTGGTCCTGGCCAATTTATTACCTTAAAGGTTTCTACTCGTGCACTTCGCACATTGAGCAAAAATCTTGTAAAATAA
- a CDS encoding RNA-binding protein: protein MSQVSDSSSRSQGDAAAEGRKLFVGGLPYAMTADEVQTLFADAEDSNLQVTSVYLPVDKMNNNRPRGFGFVEFATKEDAQRAISKFHGFEVQGRKLTVNEARPRDAR, encoded by the coding sequence GTGTCTCAAGTTTCCGATTCTTCTTCTCGTTCTCAAGGTGATGCAGCTGCTGAAGGCAGAAAACTTTTCGTTGGTGGTCTCCCATATGCGATGACTGCTGATGAGGTTCAAACTCTTTTCGCTGATGCTGAGGATTCAAATCTTCAAGTCACTTCAGTTTATCTCCCAGTAGATAAAATGAATAACAACCGTCCTCGTGGTTTCGGATTTGTAGAATTCGCTACTAAAGAGGATGCTCAAAGAGCTATCTCAAAATTCCACGGCTTTGAAGTTCAAGGTCGCAAATTGACTGTAAACGAAGCACGTCCTCGCGACGCTCGTTAG